The Streptomyces sp. NBC_01381 genomic interval TTGTGCAACGCAGCCCCCGCGGTGGGGCAACCGGCCGTAGGCTCACGGCAGTTGATTGGAGGGAGCATCGGTGATCCATGATCTGGCGGAGCTCGGCCGCGTCGGTCGTGCGCTGAGCGAGGTGCTGGACCTGCTGAAGAGCGAGCAACAACGCCTGGAGCAGCAGCATGGGCAGGACCGGTACCGGGACGGCACCGCGGGCAGTCCGATGCAGACGCTGCACGGGATCGGCCAACTGTGCAGCGGCGTGGGCGACGTGCTCAAGCACGTGGTCCTGGCCGCCGGATACATCTCGCTCGGCCTGGACGAGCGGGCCGACAACGAGGTGGGGCTGGCGCGCATGAAGCCGGTGGGCGTTCCCTCCGGTGCGGACCGCATGGTGCGCCCGCTCGGCGAGTCCACTGTTCGGGCGCTGGAGATGCTCCGCGATCTCGACGGCTTCTTCCATACGGAGCTCGGGCTCGCGATCGACGTAACCCTGGCCGCACCACAGGCAACGTATCCACCGGACGACTGGGCGGCCTACCAGCGCCAGCAGCGTGACCGGCCGGAGTGACCCACCAGTGTTCGGGACGGTCTCAGGTCGTCGGGGTGTGTCCCGAACACTCCGTGCTCAGCACGGAGTTTCCCTGTTGTACGCGACTGGCTCCCACCGTCGGCCAGAGAATGCGGCCTGTCCATGTTGGGTGGCGTATGGCGAGCTACCTGGCCAGCCGCACCCCGAGATGTCCTTCGGTCTCCTCACGCGGCCAAGTCGAAGACGGTGGGGCCTGCTTCGGCGCCACGGCCTTGCGTGACTCTTCCTGTTCCTCGCCGGTTCGCTGTGCTGGCGCTGGAGTGGTTTTCGCTCCAAGCCCTCGGTTGCGAATGGCGGGCTGGTGGGCGCGACTGGGTTGAACCCCAGGCGAGCTGACGGTATGCCGTACCGCGGATGGGCAATATGGGAACACGTAGGTGGCGGGCTAGTCGACTACTGCTGATCGTGACTGGTTTGGTGGCGTTGGCTACCGCACCGGCTATCCTCGCGGCCTTCAAAGTGACCAATCCGTGGGCGGTCAGCGGTGCAACCGGGGCCGCAGCCATACTGGTGTCGGTCGCCGCAACGTTCCAGGAGCGCTTCAGGCGAGCATCGGAGCGTAGAGACGACCGCACTCTGCGGATTGAGGACGACTGTCTGGTCCTGCCCAACGGTCGGCTGCCGAAGGTAGCGCAGGTCACCAACCCGCTCTGGTTGGGGGTGCATCCATGCGCGCCCGTCGACCGCCCCCCATGCCACACACTCCCGAAATGAAGACGCCGGCTCGGGGAGGATCCCCGCGTATGTGCCGCGGGACATCGACGGATCCTTGCGGGAGCTGTTGGCGGGCGGCAGGTTCGTACTGGTGGTAGGGGATTCCACAGGGGGTAAGTCCCGCGCTGCCTATGAGACGACGCTAGCCACCCAGGCGGTGTCAGAACACGAGTCCGTACTTGCGGTTCGCGACCGACTCCCGGGACCCGAACACCCTGACACCCTGGCAAGCCGCAACAACCTCGCCCATGTGACGGCCCAGCTGAGAGGTTCTCCTGATCTCTGAGAGGCCATTGGCGTGTGGCGATGTCCAGTTCTGCCTGGGAAACAGTCCAGACAGGCCTTCCCGGACACCCAGCCATGCAGCGTTGATGGCGATTCTTGAAACTCGCCAGTCCTGCTCTTCGTTCGCCACTCGGTTGAGCAGTCAACGAGGTCGGGGCCGTCTGTTCCTCAAGTGTGGGACCGTGTCTCAGCGTGTGCCGCTACGCTCGCCTCGTGAGCGAGATCGTGGTGGTACGTGATGGCTCTGGGCCGGAGGTCCTGCTTGTGCATGGCGGTGCAGGCCCGCGGACGACGTGGGGCCCTGTCGCTCCACTGGCCGACCGGTGGACGCTGGCATACGTCCATCGCCGTGGCTATCCGCCGAGCCCACCACCGCAGGAGCGTCAGGACTTCGTGGTGGACGCCCTGGACCTGGCGCCGCTGCTCATCGGCCGCCCGCACGTCGTCGCCCACTCCTACGGCGTCCTCGGGACGTTGATCGCAGCCGCTGCCGCACCGGACAGCGTGCGCTCACTCACCCTGATCGAGCCGCCGCTCAACTACCTCGTCCCTGACGATCCCGAGGTGGCACGGCTCGAGCGCCTCGGCGATACGGTCCTCGCCCACGGTATGGATACACCCCCTACCCAACTGCGCGAGTTCCTCCAACTCACGGGTGCGCCCATCGGCGACGGCCCGCTCCCCGAGGACGTGGTCGCCGGCGTTCGACGGGCGCACGGTGGCCGACCGACCAGCGAGGCGCGCCCACAGCTCGACGCGATCCGCGATGCCGGCATCCCCGTGCTCGTCGCGTCCGGAGACCACGCGGCCACGCTCGAGCGGATCTGCGACGCACTCGCGGATGCGCTCGGCGGCGAGCGCAGCGTGCATCCCGGCGCCGGTCACTTCGTCGCCGCAGCACCGGGCTTCGCCGAACGGCTTGAGACCTTCCTGTGCAAGAACGTCACGTGACAAGTTCTTCCACGCGGTGAGCGTGACGGCCAGGGGGCGGAACGCGGCGAACCAGTCGGCCGCGCGCCCGAAGCGGACGGCCAACCAGGCGGTAGTGCGTTCTGGCTCTGTACACGGGAATGGGCTCTGGCTCAACTCCTGTGACGCAGCCACTCTCCGTCACGCCAATAGGACGCGCTTTCGGAGGAGTTGGAAACCTGCACGGCCGAACATCTGGCGCTCGAGCATCTTGATCCTGTTGACATGACTTTTGACTGCACCTGAGCTCCAGGGCAGGGTGAGTCCGGCGATGACGGCGTCACGGTCGCGGTCGATTCCCGCGGCGAGGGTGTGGAGGTTGGGCAGTTCGTCTTGCCGGACGGCGTCGAGCCAGTCCGGCAAAACGCTCGCCCTGGCGCTCGGTGAGCATGAGCACGGCCGCGAAGGAGCGGACGTGCCGAGTGAGGGCGTCCAGCTCGGGGCAGTGCGTCCGAACCTCCTTGAGCTGGAGCCCTTCGATCTCGGAGACGGCGTCAGGGTGGCGGAGGATCCACCCGGCGACGGCTTGGGGCGATGGTGGCCGATCCGTCACAGGTCGCGGTGACGCTTCTGGCGTAGTTGGGCGCGGACACGCTGGTAGCTGCCCTTGTAGCCGAGCGGCACGATCTCCTCCCAGAGCTTCCAGGCGTTGGTGCAGCCGTCGTTCCACCGGTCGTCGAGGTAGGTCTCGTAGTCGTCGAGTACGGAGGTCCGGTTCTGCCACTGGCCGGCGAAGAGGTTCTCCGGCTGGGCGGCGTCGGCGTACCGCTTGACGGTGCGGCTGGTCATGCGGAGTTGCCGCTGGATCGAGCGCCGGCTGCGGCCCGCCTCCAGCAGCGCATGAACGGTGGCATGCGTGGTGCGCGTACGGTCGGCGAACCGATGGCCGGTCGGCCACGGCGAGCCGGAATTCTCTCCCGGCATGACGGGTGCAGGCTCGGGTTCCGGTGCTTCGGGGACCAGGACGCGCAGGCAGCGGCGGTGCTGAACGACGGTTCGCTCGGCGGCCTCGCTCAGGTTGTGCCACAGATGCCACCGGTCCGCGACGTGGACGGCCTGGGGCGCTCCGGCGGTGACACCTTCGGCGAAGAACGGCGCGCGGTCACGGCACACGACTTCGACACCCGGCCCCTGGACAGCCACGCGGCCAGCGTCGACGCCCCCCGGTCAGGCAGCAGGTCGGCGGGCGACGGGTCTCGATGTCGACGAGGACGGTGCCGTAGTGGCGGCCCTTGCGGGTGGCGTACTCGTCGACGCCCACGACCCGCGGCGCGGCAACCTCCGGTTCGGGAAGCTCGTCGACCAGGCGCAGGACCGTGCTCCGGCTGACGGATATACCGAGGGCGAAGGCCAGTCGGGCCCCGGCCCGGCCTGCCAGGGCGAGACCGACCGCGGCCAGAGTCGAGCGCAGCCTCTCGGTGCGCCGGCTGTGCCGGCGGGTCAGTCCGGCTATCTGCTCGACGAATGTCCGGCGCGAGCACGCCGTGTTCGGGCAGGTGAACCGGCGAACTCGTAGCTGGAGTACGACGGTTCGTCCGGCACTGGGCACATCGGCAGGAAAGTGCAGGTAGGTCCCGTGAACCGGCTCGACCAGGCCCCGAACCCCGGGCACATGGCACCGTCTGCGGTGCAATGGGCATCGACACGGACCATCGCGATATTCCCGTCTACCGACAGCACCTCAACGTCCGCGATCGACGGGAACAACAGTTCCTTCAGCCGGAGCCCAACCTCGTTCACGGCCCCGAACCTCAGCCCAACTGCACGGCGCATGGCCTATCTTCAGGCGACTTCAGATGCCACCCGGGGACGCTATCTGGTCACTCAGAATGGCTGCGTCACAGGAGTTGAGCCAGAGCCCGGGAAGGTTCTGACGGCGCTTCCGTGACGGCTACGCCAGAGATACGGCAAGCGTCCAGGTACTCGGGGGGCG includes:
- a CDS encoding alpha/beta fold hydrolase, with amino-acid sequence MSEIVVVRDGSGPEVLLVHGGAGPRTTWGPVAPLADRWTLAYVHRRGYPPSPPPQERQDFVVDALDLAPLLIGRPHVVAHSYGVLGTLIAAAAAPDSVRSLTLIEPPLNYLVPDDPEVARLERLGDTVLAHGMDTPPTQLREFLQLTGAPIGDGPLPEDVVAGVRRAHGGRPTSEARPQLDAIRDAGIPVLVASGDHAATLERICDALADALGGERSVHPGAGHFVAAAPGFAERLETFLCKNVT
- a CDS encoding transposase, with amino-acid sequence MAVQGPGVEVVCRDRAPFFAEGVTAGAPQAVHVADRWHLWHNLSEAAERTVVQHRRCLRVLVPEAPEPEPAPVMPGENSGSPWPTGHRFADRTRTTHATVHALLEAGRSRRSIQRQLRMTSRTVKRYADAAQPENLFAGQWQNRTSVLDDYETYLDDRWNDGCTNAWKLWEEIVPLGYKGSYQRVRAQLRQKRHRDL